In Nostoc sp. CENA543, a single genomic region encodes these proteins:
- a CDS encoding HNH endonuclease, whose amino-acid sequence MSKYIPESLKTQIAAIDKGRCCYCLTTEANSSIPMSYDHIQPRSKGGETTFNNLCLACRSCNEFKADATEAIDPLSGEKTPLFNPRQQRWSEHFTWNYDSTKVEGLTTIGRATIVCLRMNNPVIVVARRRWTISGWHPPDDVF is encoded by the coding sequence GTGTCTAAATACATTCCTGAAAGTTTAAAAACTCAAATAGCTGCTATTGATAAAGGGCGTTGCTGTTATTGCTTAACTACTGAAGCTAATAGCAGCATTCCTATGAGTTATGATCATATTCAGCCCCGTTCAAAAGGTGGTGAAACTACCTTTAATAATCTTTGTTTGGCTTGTCGGTCTTGCAATGAATTTAAAGCTGATGCAACAGAAGCCATAGATCCTTTGAGTGGAGAAAAAACACCTCTATTTAATCCACGTCAACAAAGATGGTCTGAACATTTTACTTGGAATTATGATTCTACAAAAGTTGAAGGTTTAACTACTATTGGTAGGGCTACTATTGTTTGTTTACGAATGAATAATCCAGTTATAGTTGTTGCCCGACGACGTTGGACAATTAGTGGTTGGCATCCTCCTGATGATGTATTTTAA
- a CDS encoding Uma2 family endonuclease → MNTQSPVTTDFLGMVLKMQPNIIVSDEQLFDFCQVNRDFRIERNHQGELLIMPPTGSETDERNFNLTGQLWIWTKQDGTGVGFGSSGGFTLPNGAVRSPDAAWIKKARWETIPVEQRKRFAPICPEFVVELRSETDNLKTLQEKMAEYIANGTELGWLIDRKQQKVFIYRPEKAVEELDNPSTLSDEDILPGFVLDLSQIW, encoded by the coding sequence ATGAATACCCAATCACCTGTAACCACAGACTTCTTAGGAATGGTGTTGAAAATGCAACCAAACATCATCGTAAGTGATGAGCAACTTTTTGATTTCTGTCAAGTAAACCGTGATTTTCGCATTGAACGTAATCACCAGGGAGAATTATTGATTATGCCCCCCACAGGCTCAGAAACAGATGAACGCAATTTTAATTTAACTGGCCAATTATGGATATGGACAAAGCAAGATGGTACAGGTGTAGGTTTTGGTTCTAGCGGTGGTTTTACCTTACCTAACGGTGCAGTGCGTTCTCCTGATGCAGCCTGGATAAAAAAAGCCAGATGGGAAACAATACCTGTAGAACAAAGAAAGAGGTTTGCCCCTATTTGTCCTGAATTTGTAGTGGAATTGCGTTCAGAGACAGATAATTTGAAGACATTACAAGAAAAAATGGCAGAATATATAGCTAATGGTACAGAATTAGGTTGGTTAATCGATAGAAAACAACAAAAAGTATTTATTTATCGTCCTGAAAAAGCTGTAGAAGAATTAGATAATCCTTCGACATTAAGCGATGAAGATATATTACCAGGATTTGTTTTAGATTTAAGTCAAATTTGGTAA
- the ileS gene encoding isoleucine--tRNA ligase: MTETGSYKDTVNLPKTSFDMRANAIKREPEIQKFWEENQIFESLSQNNPGELFILHDGPPYANGSLHIGHALNKILKDIINRYQLLQGRKVRYVPGWDCHGLPIELKVLQNLKSAERQNLTPLQLRQKAKEFALATVDDQRKSFKRYGVWGDWDNPYLTLKPEYEAAQIGVFGQMYLKGYIYRGLKPVHWSPSSQTALAEAELEYPEGHTSRSIYAAFPVTGLAEAVKPVLGEYLPDLGVAVWTTTPWTIPGNLAVAVNGELNYALVEISRKDAEAQSKFKYLIVAAELVERLAATISADLTVKATFKGQDLEHTTYRHPLFDRESPVVVGGDYITTESGTGLVHTAPGHGQEDYIVGLRYGLPILAPVDDHGNFTEEAGQFAGLNVLGDGNQAVIDALTAAGSLLKEEAYAHKYPYDWRTKKPTIFRATEQWFASVAGFREDALKAIASVKWIPAQGENRITPMVAERSDWCISRQRSWGVPIPVFYDEETGEPLLNEETINHVQAIIAEKGSDAWWELSVEELLPESYRNNGRSYRRGTDTMDVWFDSGSSWASVVKQRPELRYPADIYLEGSDQHRGWFQSSLLTSVAVNGIAPYKTVLTHGFALDEQGRKMSKSEGNVVDPNAIIEGGKNQKSDPAYGADVLRLWVSSVDYSGDVRIGKNIIKQLNDVRGKIRNTARFLLGSLHDFDPEKDAIPFEELPQLDKYMLHRIREVFLEVTEAFESFQFFRFFQTVQNFCVVDLSNFYLDVAKDRLYISAPNSFRRRSCQTVIHIALENLARAIAPVLCHTAEDIWQYLPYKTPYKSVFQAGWVKLEDKWHNTELAESWQQLRQLRTDVNKVLEQARVEKMIGSSLEAKALIYVSDDKARTAIATLNPVSGNGIDELRYLFLTSQVELLDSPEKLPTVKYNLQSDNWGIGVVNADGEKCDRCWNYSTHVGESQEHPLLCERCIPALAGEF; this comes from the coding sequence GTGACAGAAACCGGAAGTTACAAAGATACTGTAAATTTACCCAAGACTAGTTTTGATATGCGGGCGAATGCCATCAAGCGTGAGCCTGAAATTCAAAAGTTCTGGGAAGAGAATCAAATTTTTGAGAGCCTGTCGCAAAATAACCCAGGCGAATTATTTATACTGCACGATGGGCCTCCCTACGCAAACGGCTCACTTCATATTGGTCATGCCTTAAATAAAATTCTCAAAGATATTATTAATCGTTACCAACTGCTACAAGGGCGGAAGGTGCGTTATGTGCCTGGTTGGGACTGTCATGGCTTGCCAATTGAATTGAAGGTTTTGCAAAATCTCAAGTCGGCAGAACGGCAAAATTTAACACCTCTGCAATTGCGGCAAAAAGCGAAGGAATTTGCTTTGGCGACCGTTGATGACCAGCGCAAGAGTTTTAAACGCTATGGGGTTTGGGGTGACTGGGATAATCCTTATTTGACGCTGAAGCCGGAATATGAGGCGGCGCAAATTGGGGTGTTTGGCCAGATGTACTTGAAAGGTTACATCTACCGGGGTTTGAAGCCAGTTCACTGGAGTCCCAGTTCTCAGACGGCTTTGGCTGAGGCGGAGTTGGAATATCCTGAAGGTCATACTTCCAGAAGTATTTACGCGGCTTTTCCGGTGACGGGGTTGGCTGAGGCGGTTAAGCCTGTTTTGGGTGAGTATTTGCCTGATTTGGGTGTGGCTGTCTGGACTACTACTCCTTGGACTATTCCGGGGAATTTGGCGGTAGCGGTTAATGGCGAGTTGAATTATGCTTTGGTGGAAATCTCACGCAAAGACGCAGAGGCGCAAAGTAAGTTCAAATATCTCATCGTGGCGGCTGAGTTGGTGGAACGGTTGGCTGCTACTATCTCGGCGGATTTGACTGTAAAAGCCACATTCAAAGGGCAGGATTTAGAACATACTACTTACCGTCATCCTTTGTTTGATAGGGAAAGTCCGGTGGTGGTGGGTGGTGATTATATCACTACTGAATCGGGTACTGGGTTGGTGCATACTGCGCCTGGTCATGGTCAAGAAGACTATATTGTGGGTTTGCGTTATGGTCTGCCGATTCTTGCGCCTGTGGATGATCATGGTAATTTTACTGAGGAAGCGGGACAGTTTGCTGGGTTGAATGTCCTGGGTGATGGGAATCAGGCGGTAATTGATGCGTTGACGGCTGCGGGTTCGCTGTTGAAGGAGGAGGCTTACGCGCATAAGTATCCTTATGACTGGCGGACGAAGAAGCCGACGATTTTCCGGGCGACTGAACAGTGGTTTGCTTCGGTGGCGGGATTTCGAGAGGACGCATTAAAGGCGATCGCATCTGTAAAATGGATACCAGCCCAAGGTGAAAATCGCATCACGCCAATGGTGGCGGAACGTTCTGATTGGTGTATCTCTCGTCAGCGTTCTTGGGGTGTGCCAATTCCGGTATTCTATGATGAGGAAACGGGTGAACCTTTACTCAATGAGGAAACGATTAATCATGTGCAAGCTATCATTGCCGAAAAAGGTTCTGATGCTTGGTGGGAGTTGTCGGTAGAGGAATTATTACCAGAGTCTTACAGAAATAATGGTCGGTCTTACCGTCGCGGTACTGACACAATGGATGTGTGGTTTGATTCTGGTTCGTCTTGGGCTTCTGTAGTCAAGCAGCGTCCAGAGTTACGTTACCCAGCTGATATATATTTAGAAGGTTCTGACCAACATCGCGGTTGGTTTCAGTCGAGTTTGCTGACTAGTGTAGCGGTAAATGGCATTGCACCTTACAAAACTGTGTTAACTCACGGCTTTGCTTTGGATGAACAAGGTCGGAAAATGAGTAAATCAGAAGGAAATGTGGTTGATCCCAATGCCATCATTGAAGGCGGGAAAAATCAAAAATCAGATCCAGCTTATGGTGCAGATGTACTGAGATTGTGGGTATCTTCGGTAGACTACTCCGGTGATGTCCGCATTGGGAAAAATATCATTAAGCAACTCAACGATGTGCGCGGTAAGATTCGCAATACGGCGCGGTTCTTGCTGGGAAGTTTGCATGATTTTGACCCCGAAAAAGATGCAATTCCTTTTGAGGAGTTACCGCAGTTAGATAAATATATGCTGCACCGCATCCGGGAAGTGTTCCTAGAAGTAACAGAAGCTTTTGAAAGTTTCCAATTCTTCCGGTTCTTCCAAACTGTACAGAATTTCTGTGTGGTGGATTTATCTAACTTCTATTTAGATGTAGCGAAAGATAGGCTATATATCAGTGCGCCAAATTCTTTCCGTCGTCGCAGTTGCCAAACAGTCATCCACATCGCCTTAGAAAATTTAGCACGAGCGATCGCACCTGTTCTCTGCCATACTGCTGAAGATATCTGGCAATATCTCCCCTACAAAACACCCTACAAATCAGTATTTCAAGCTGGTTGGGTGAAACTAGAAGATAAATGGCATAATACAGAGTTGGCGGAATCTTGGCAACAATTACGTCAGTTGCGGACTGATGTAAACAAGGTTTTAGAACAAGCTAGGGTAGAAAAAATGATTGGTTCTTCCCTAGAAGCGAAAGCTTTAATTTACGTCAGCGATGACAAAGCACGTACCGCCATTGCAACATTAAATCCTGTTAGCGGTAACGGTATCGATGAACTGCGTTATTTATTCCTCACTTCCCAGGTTGAGTTATTAGATTCACCGGAGAAATTGCCAACTGTGAAATATAACTTGCAATCTGATAATTGGGGAATTGGCGTAGTGAATGCAGACGGCGAAAAATGCGATCGCTGCTGGAACTACTCAACCCATGTGGGAGAATCACAAGAGCATCCTTTATTGTGCGAAAGGTGCATTCCCGCCTTAGCTGGTGAGTTTTAA
- a CDS encoding DUF5615 family PIN-like protein, giving the protein MRLVKFQADADLKQAIVTGVLRRQPNIDFQSANAAGLEGKQDSEVLMIAAQDSRVLVTHDRTTMPGEFGNFIMSKTSFGVLILSQNLPISDAIDSLIIVWEASTAEEWVNQIMSIPF; this is encoded by the coding sequence ATGAGGTTAGTCAAATTTCAAGCAGATGCGGATCTCAAACAAGCGATAGTGACTGGTGTACTACGCAGACAACCAAATATTGACTTTCAATCAGCCAATGCTGCTGGACTGGAAGGAAAGCAAGACTCAGAGGTATTAATGATAGCTGCACAGGATAGCAGGGTACTTGTAACCCATGACCGCACAACTATGCCTGGTGAGTTTGGAAATTTCATTATGTCAAAAACCAGTTTTGGGGTTTTGATTCTGTCTCAAAATCTGCCTATCAGTGATGCAATTGATTCACTCATTATCGTTTGGGAAGCATCTACTGCTGAGGAATGGGTAAATCAAATTATGTCTATCCCATTTTGA
- a CDS encoding DUF433 domain-containing protein: MTTSPTPVKNYIEQRDQGYWLAGTRISLDSVVYAFLNGDSPENIAQNFPLLSLEQVYGAIAFYLANRELVDAYLREGEAEFAKLQQSLRDKNLLLYQKLQAAQTHKQKQI, encoded by the coding sequence ATGACCACATCACCAACCCCAGTTAAAAACTATATTGAACAACGGGATCAAGGATATTGGCTCGCAGGTACTCGTATTTCCCTGGATTCTGTGGTTTACGCTTTCTTAAATGGAGATTCACCGGAAAATATTGCCCAGAATTTTCCGTTACTTTCTTTAGAACAAGTGTATGGTGCGATTGCTTTCTATCTTGCCAACCGAGAGCTAGTTGATGCTTACTTAAGGGAAGGTGAGGCAGAGTTTGCCAAACTACAACAATCCTTAAGAGATAAGAATCTGCTTCTTTATCAAAAATTACAGGCAGCCCAAACCCATAAGCAGAAGCAGATATGA
- a CDS encoding Ycf66 family protein translates to MLANVLALVVGLGSLALYISAFFFPEIHRKNDFIWSGVGLFYALVLWVFAPRISGGLLLGHVASVALLVWFGWQTLSLRRQVTPLLQQTPVPSSEAVKTTLQEQTNKLSLPQPLAQLQQAVSGLFGGLKNRTQKPTTPKTTTPEPETTTKPTVEIIDNTETPTQEPVTTTEPESPTVAAEQPTEVAATTETEPQTETVPEVIPPHPPSPELVEAAQPHNEAEEKTPIPVEEIAPDAVLAPPAEAPPGALPSDNQTS, encoded by the coding sequence ATGCTGGCAAATGTCCTAGCTTTGGTGGTTGGCCTTGGTAGTTTAGCCCTCTACATATCAGCTTTCTTTTTCCCAGAAATCCACCGCAAGAATGATTTTATTTGGAGTGGTGTGGGATTATTCTACGCCCTAGTTTTATGGGTGTTTGCTCCTCGTATTTCTGGAGGTTTGCTATTGGGTCATGTGGCTAGTGTGGCTCTTTTGGTGTGGTTTGGTTGGCAAACTCTCTCTTTACGTCGTCAGGTGACTCCCTTACTACAACAAACTCCAGTTCCTAGTTCAGAAGCGGTGAAAACCACACTACAGGAACAGACTAATAAGTTGTCTTTACCCCAACCTTTGGCGCAATTGCAGCAAGCTGTCAGTGGTTTGTTCGGTGGCTTGAAAAACCGCACTCAAAAACCGACTACTCCAAAAACCACAACTCCAGAGCCAGAAACCACAACAAAACCTACTGTGGAGATTATCGACAATACAGAAACACCAACCCAAGAGCCTGTTACTACTACTGAACCTGAATCCCCAACTGTCGCCGCAGAACAACCTACAGAAGTAGCGGCGACAACTGAAACAGAACCGCAAACTGAAACTGTACCAGAAGTAATTCCACCCCATCCCCCATCCCCCGAACTGGTGGAAGCTGCTCAACCACATAATGAGGCTGAGGAGAAAACACCAATTCCTGTAGAAGAAATTGCCCCAGATGCGGTGTTAGCTCCCCCAGCCGAAGCACCACCGGGAGCGTTACCGTCAGATAATCAGACTAGTTGA
- the gndA gene encoding NADP-dependent phosphogluconate dehydrogenase — protein MTLQSFGVIGLAVMGENIALNVERNGFPIAVYNRSREKTDAFMAQRAGGRNVKAAFTLEEFVAALERPRKILVMVQAGKPVDAVIQQLKPLLDEGDIIIDGGNSWFEDTQRRTQELEPVGLRFLGMGVSGGEEGALNGPSLMPGGTQSSYEYLSPIFNKIAAQVDDGPCVTYVGPGGSGHYVKMVHNGIEYGDMQLIAEAYDLLKNAGGLNAQQLHEVFAEWNTTDELNSFLIEITANIFPYVDPDTKKPLVDLIVDAAGQKGTGRWTVQTALELGVSIPTITAAVNARIISSIRDERIAASKQLTGPSGKYDGATKDFINKVRDALYCSKICSYAQGMALLSTASSTFNWNLNLSELARIWKGGCIIRAGFLNKIKKAFNENPALPNLLLAPEFKQTILDRQAAWREVIITAAKLGIPVPAFSASLDYFDSYRRDRLPQNLTQAQRDYFGAHTYLRTDKAGAFHTEWVPITEAKK, from the coding sequence ATGACACTACAAAGCTTTGGTGTGATTGGTTTAGCCGTTATGGGCGAGAACATCGCTCTAAACGTTGAGCGTAATGGCTTCCCAATTGCAGTTTATAATCGCTCCAGAGAAAAAACCGATGCTTTCATGGCACAGCGTGCCGGAGGCCGCAACGTTAAGGCTGCTTTTACCTTAGAAGAATTTGTTGCCGCTCTAGAACGTCCCCGCAAGATTCTAGTGATGGTGCAAGCTGGTAAACCAGTTGATGCGGTCATTCAGCAACTAAAACCCCTGCTCGATGAAGGCGATATCATTATTGACGGTGGTAACTCTTGGTTTGAAGATACCCAAAGACGTACTCAAGAATTAGAACCCGTTGGTTTACGCTTTTTGGGTATGGGTGTCAGTGGTGGTGAAGAAGGCGCGCTCAATGGCCCTTCACTGATGCCTGGTGGTACACAAAGTTCTTATGAGTATCTGTCCCCAATTTTCAACAAAATTGCGGCTCAAGTTGATGATGGCCCTTGTGTAACCTACGTTGGCCCTGGTGGCTCTGGTCACTATGTCAAAATGGTACACAACGGTATTGAGTACGGCGATATGCAGTTAATTGCAGAAGCCTACGATTTGCTGAAAAATGCTGGTGGACTCAACGCACAACAGCTACATGAAGTATTTGCTGAGTGGAACACCACAGACGAACTCAATTCTTTCTTGATTGAGATTACAGCTAATATCTTCCCCTACGTTGACCCCGACACCAAGAAACCCCTTGTTGATTTGATTGTTGATGCAGCCGGTCAAAAGGGTACTGGACGTTGGACAGTACAAACTGCTTTAGAATTGGGCGTTTCTATCCCCACCATTACAGCAGCCGTAAATGCGCGGATTATCTCTTCTATTCGTGATGAACGGATTGCTGCATCTAAGCAGTTAACAGGCCCCAGTGGCAAGTATGACGGTGCTACCAAAGACTTTATCAATAAAGTCCGCGATGCGCTCTACTGCTCCAAGATTTGCTCCTACGCTCAAGGGATGGCACTGCTATCTACAGCTTCCTCAACATTTAACTGGAATTTGAATCTGAGCGAATTGGCGCGAATTTGGAAAGGTGGTTGTATTATTCGCGCTGGCTTCTTGAATAAGATTAAGAAGGCATTTAACGAAAATCCTGCATTGCCTAACTTGTTACTGGCTCCTGAATTTAAACAAACAATTCTCGACAGACAAGCAGCTTGGCGGGAAGTAATTATCACAGCTGCCAAACTCGGTATCCCTGTACCTGCGTTTAGCGCGTCCTTGGATTATTTTGACAGCTATCGTCGCGATCGCCTACCCCAAAACCTCACCCAAGCACAACGCGACTACTTCGGCGCGCACACCTACCTGCGTACCGATAAAGCTGGTGCATTCCACACCGAATGGGTTCCTATTACTGAAGCTAAAAAGTAA
- a CDS encoding type II toxin-antitoxin system HicB family antitoxin — translation MKYKGYEAVVEFDDEAEIFHGEVINLRDVITFQSDNAKELKQAFHDSVDDYLEFCKERGEEPEKPFSGKLMLRINPELHKTIAIKAKKEGQSINSWIEKCLFIYAS, via the coding sequence ATGAAATATAAAGGATATGAAGCCGTTGTTGAGTTTGATGATGAGGCTGAAATTTTTCATGGTGAAGTCATCAATCTGCGTGATGTGATTACATTTCAGAGTGATAATGCAAAAGAACTAAAGCAAGCTTTTCATGACTCAGTTGATGATTATTTAGAGTTTTGTAAAGAACGTGGTGAAGAACCTGAAAAACCATTTTCAGGTAAACTGATGCTGAGAATTAACCCTGAGCTACATAAAACAATTGCTATCAAAGCCAAGAAAGAAGGTCAAAGTATTAATTCTTGGATAGAAAAATGCTTGTTCATTTATGCTAGTTAA
- a CDS encoding type II toxin-antitoxin system HicA family toxin, translated as MEINSKHKKTLDDIFETPIKSNISWSDIESMLIALGAEVSEGRGSRVRIVLNGVKATFHRPNPEKETDKGAVKSMRRFLTESGIKEVADTGETGNDEI; from the coding sequence ATGGAAATCAACAGTAAACATAAAAAAACACTAGATGACATCTTTGAAACCCCTATTAAATCCAATATCTCTTGGAGTGATATTGAGTCTATGCTGATTGCGCTTGGTGCAGAAGTGTCAGAAGGAAGGGGGTCAAGAGTAAGAATAGTTCTTAATGGTGTAAAGGCTACTTTTCACAGACCAAATCCAGAAAAAGAAACTGATAAAGGTGCTGTTAAATCTATGCGTCGCTTCTTAACGGAGTCTGGTATTAAAGAAGTTGCGGATACAGGAGAAACTGGTAACGATGAAATATAA
- a CDS encoding serine/threonine-protein kinase codes for MNYCLNPRCPKPENSDDVKFCLSCGSKLLLKERYRAIKPIGQGGFGRTFLAVDEDKPSKPHCVIKQFYPQAQGTNTVQKAVELFTQEAVQLDELGKHPQIPELLAYFTQDDRQYLVQEFINGANLAQELANKGAFNETQIRQLLSDLLNVLQFCHARQVIHRDIKPENIILRGSDHKLVLVDFGASKSATGTALNRTGTSIGSPEYVAPEQIRGRATFASDIYSLGATCIHLLTGRSPFDSYDTNNDTWMWQQYLKTPISNSLTNILNKMLASIPARRYQTVDAVLQDLNQPVANGAIAVQPTNQTSPTLPPTYISPTPSQVDLELEQLKTQFLPGGKSKPQNNQPQPTTNTSTNQSEIDKELEELKAKYMGNNNP; via the coding sequence ATGAATTACTGTCTTAATCCCCGTTGTCCCAAGCCGGAAAATTCTGATGATGTCAAGTTTTGCTTGAGTTGTGGTTCTAAATTACTGCTCAAAGAACGCTACCGCGCGATTAAACCCATCGGACAAGGTGGTTTTGGCAGAACTTTCTTGGCTGTAGATGAAGATAAACCCTCGAAACCACATTGTGTAATTAAGCAATTTTACCCCCAAGCCCAAGGGACAAACACAGTCCAAAAAGCGGTGGAGTTATTTACCCAAGAGGCGGTACAGTTAGACGAACTGGGTAAACATCCTCAAATCCCTGAACTTTTAGCATACTTTACCCAAGACGATCGCCAGTATTTAGTACAAGAATTTATTAATGGTGCAAATTTAGCTCAGGAATTGGCAAATAAAGGAGCGTTTAACGAAACCCAAATTCGGCAATTACTCAGCGACTTATTGAATGTATTACAATTTTGCCATGCTAGACAAGTAATTCACCGCGATATTAAACCCGAAAATATCATTTTACGCGGTAGTGATCATAAATTAGTCTTAGTTGATTTTGGGGCTTCTAAATCTGCAACTGGCACAGCTTTAAATAGAACTGGAACTAGTATTGGTAGCCCTGAATATGTTGCCCCAGAACAAATTAGAGGACGGGCGACTTTTGCCAGTGATATTTACAGTTTAGGGGCGACTTGTATTCATTTATTGACTGGGCGATCGCCTTTTGATTCCTATGATACAAATAATGACACTTGGATGTGGCAGCAATACTTAAAAACACCCATCAGCAATAGTTTAACTAACATTCTCAACAAAATGTTAGCAAGCATTCCCGCCAGACGCTATCAAACAGTAGACGCAGTTTTGCAAGATTTAAATCAACCTGTTGCCAATGGAGCGATCGCAGTTCAACCGACTAATCAAACATCACCGACTTTACCGCCTACTTATATTAGCCCAACACCAAGTCAAGTTGACTTAGAACTAGAGCAATTGAAAACGCAATTTCTCCCTGGTGGTAAATCCAAACCTCAAAACAATCAGCCGCAACCTACAACTAATACATCGACTAACCAAAGCGAAATTGATAAAGAACTAGAAGAATTAAAAGCTAAATATATGGGGAATAATAATCCATAA
- a CDS encoding type II toxin-antitoxin system RelE/ParE family toxin, which produces MARLDGLATVLDFLNGLQPKIAAQIAKKVLALNIDPLPADSKQLSGYPSYYRVDSGEYRIVYRFFPEEDLVEVILVGKRNDDEV; this is translated from the coding sequence ATGGCGAGGCTTGATGGTTTAGCAACTGTTCTCGATTTCTTGAACGGCTTGCAACCAAAAATAGCAGCACAGATTGCAAAAAAAGTTTTGGCTTTGAATATTGATCCGTTACCTGCTGATAGTAAGCAGTTGTCAGGGTATCCAAGTTATTACAGAGTTGATAGTGGCGAATATCGGATTGTGTATCGGTTTTTTCCTGAAGAAGATTTAGTAGAAGTCATTTTAGTTGGCAAGCGCAACGATGATGAGGTTTAA
- a CDS encoding glycoside hydrolase family 10 protein → MNRLAKLCLFYLLCVQLILCLTIFSDPSLSDYQEKNSLPTTTEIRGVWLTNVASGVLFVPWGIERAINQLSALNFNTIYPVVWNRGYTFYKSNAAKLFTGSDVEPLLNTVHGGQDVLAKLLKLAKSKNLTVIPWFEYGLMTPADSELAKRYPDWLTTGKQGEKTISEMLPEEMNNEPTNKLAWLNPLHPEVREFILSLVTEVVSNYDVDGIQFDDHFGMPVKFGYDPFTVELYQRENQGKNPPSDPLNPEWMSWRANKITGFMAEIHKAVKEIKSNIKISLSPNGQNFSYKNYLQDWENWVKKGLIDELILQVYRGDQTGFLAELEAPSVKFAQTKIPVAIGISTGTLRNPVKITQVQGQVEAVRDRRFFGMSFFYWESLWGYISPESPQTRRKVFRDLFAAKANRPLTIGRK, encoded by the coding sequence ATGAATCGGTTGGCGAAACTTTGTTTATTTTATTTGCTTTGTGTACAACTTATATTGTGCTTAACAATATTTTCAGATCCTTCATTATCTGACTATCAAGAAAAAAATAGCTTACCCACCACCACAGAAATTCGCGGAGTTTGGCTAACTAACGTTGCTAGCGGTGTGCTATTCGTACCTTGGGGTATTGAGCGTGCTATTAATCAATTATCGGCACTCAATTTTAATACGATTTATCCTGTAGTGTGGAATCGGGGCTACACTTTTTATAAAAGTAATGCAGCAAAATTATTTACTGGTAGTGATGTTGAACCTTTACTGAATACTGTACATGGCGGTCAAGATGTTTTAGCCAAGTTACTGAAGTTAGCAAAATCTAAAAACTTGACTGTTATTCCCTGGTTTGAATATGGTTTGATGACTCCTGCTGATTCCGAACTAGCAAAACGTTATCCTGATTGGTTAACAACGGGAAAACAGGGTGAAAAAACTATTAGTGAAATGCTACCGGAAGAAATGAATAATGAGCCGACGAATAAATTAGCTTGGCTAAATCCACTACATCCTGAAGTGCGAGAGTTTATTTTGTCATTAGTTACAGAAGTTGTCAGTAATTATGATGTAGACGGTATTCAATTTGATGATCATTTTGGAATGCCTGTAAAATTTGGTTATGACCCATTTACCGTGGAACTGTATCAAAGAGAAAATCAAGGGAAAAATCCACCAAGTGACCCTTTAAACCCAGAATGGATGAGTTGGCGTGCTAATAAAATTACTGGGTTTATGGCAGAAATCCATAAAGCTGTGAAGGAGATAAAATCCAATATTAAAATTTCTTTGTCTCCTAATGGACAAAATTTTTCTTATAAAAATTATTTACAAGATTGGGAAAATTGGGTCAAAAAAGGGTTGATAGATGAGTTGATTTTACAAGTTTATCGTGGTGATCAAACTGGGTTTTTGGCTGAATTAGAAGCACCATCTGTAAAATTTGCTCAAACTAAAATTCCTGTGGCGATTGGGATTTCTACAGGTACTTTAAGGAATCCAGTCAAGATTACACAGGTGCAAGGACAGGTAGAAGCTGTGCGCGATCGCCGATTTTTTGGTATGTCTTTTTTCTACTGGGAAAGTCTGTGGGGTTACATTAGTCCAGAATCACCCCAAACACGCCGCAAAGTTTTTCGTGATTTGTTTGCAGCTAAGGCGAATAGACCTTTGACGATAGGGAGAAAGTAG